A genomic stretch from Hymenobacter psoromatis includes:
- a CDS encoding AI-2E family transporter codes for MPQTSETNIYSPHQRFVLLIVTLVMLGALALFGLLQYLTAFLGAGILYVVLRPWFTALVHRHHWNRTFVTVLLLVFAVVVLVIPFFALSSLLIDRVTELARHPDQLLAAAQGVERKVGMQVTQQDQVRQLLQQGAARVSQWLPTLASSVLNVIVIVGLMLFTLYYLFTQEEAFLAGLHRYLPFREKTMEELSESLRNNVNANVLGSGLVALVQGLLTGATLWIFGVPTPLFWTVIAFFVAFIPVLGTPLVWGPAAIYQFTQGHPGQAIGIVLVGSVIIINIDNLLRIWLAKYMGNIHPWVTLVGLTLGVEIFGIVGLVIGPLLLSYLIVLMQVFARENAALRHLLPEGAVAKAERDMEVETRIKEAASEVRRTQ; via the coding sequence ATGCCGCAAACTTCTGAAACCAATATTTATTCGCCCCACCAGCGCTTTGTGCTGCTCATCGTTACGCTGGTGATGCTGGGCGCGCTGGCCTTGTTTGGGCTGCTGCAATACCTGACGGCCTTTCTGGGCGCGGGCATTTTATATGTGGTGCTGCGGCCGTGGTTTACGGCGCTGGTGCATCGGCACCACTGGAACCGCACCTTCGTGACGGTGCTGCTGCTGGTGTTCGCGGTGGTGGTGCTGGTGATTCCGTTTTTCGCCCTGTCGTCGCTGCTCATCGACCGCGTGACCGAGCTGGCCAGGCACCCCGACCAGCTGCTGGCCGCCGCGCAGGGCGTGGAGCGCAAAGTGGGAATGCAGGTGACGCAGCAGGACCAGGTGCGCCAACTGCTGCAACAAGGCGCGGCCCGCGTGAGCCAGTGGCTGCCCACGCTGGCCAGCAGCGTGCTCAACGTCATCGTCATCGTGGGCCTCATGCTGTTCACGCTCTACTATCTCTTCACGCAGGAAGAAGCCTTTTTGGCCGGGCTGCACCGCTACCTGCCCTTCCGCGAAAAGACGATGGAAGAGCTGAGCGAGTCGCTGCGCAACAACGTGAATGCCAACGTGCTGGGCTCGGGCCTGGTGGCGCTGGTGCAGGGCCTGCTCACGGGCGCGACGCTCTGGATATTCGGGGTTCCTACCCCCCTGTTCTGGACGGTTATCGCTTTTTTCGTGGCCTTTATTCCGGTGCTGGGCACGCCGCTGGTGTGGGGGCCGGCGGCCATCTACCAGTTCACGCAGGGCCACCCCGGCCAGGCCATTGGTATTGTGCTAGTTGGCAGCGTCATTATTATCAATATTGACAACCTGCTGCGCATCTGGCTGGCCAAATATATGGGCAATATTCACCCTTGGGTAACGCTGGTGGGCCTCACGCTGGGCGTCGAGATTTTTGGCATCGTGGGCCTGGTCATCGGGCCGCTGCTGCTGTCCTATCTCATTGTGCTGATGCAGGTGTTTGCCCGCGAAAACGCGGCCCTGCGCCACTTGCTGCCCGAGGGCGCGGTAGCCAAAGCTGAGCGCGACATGGAGGTGGAAACGCGGATAAAAGAGGCCGCCAGCGAGGTGCGGCGCACCCAGTAG
- a CDS encoding cystathionine beta-lyase — protein MDLTSIHPKVTPIYQTSVFKFGSLAELETYYTTPDHGGMYGYSRSEHPNSDELVAEVAKLEGAAGGGVATGAGLAGLLAAVLATCQAGDHVLCPAELYGGSVVLLSNELARLGIETSYVPLADLYDVARHRRPNTKLVLAEVLSNPLLVVLDGPRLAQACQAEGILLLIDSSFTSPILTQPLSWGADMVWHSATKYLAGHSDVTAGVVVARDPAIGKRLRQVATNLGLMLAPLDSWLAVRGLKTLRLRMRQHSENAMTLARFLADSPAVAQVFYPGLENHPGHDLAAHQLLGGLYGGMMSIRLADDSAAAVDAFIQKTKLFPLAPSLAGVQSSCSYPAATSHRALTPAQRAALGITPGVLRLSVGIEEVADLLVDLEHALGEGEGSH, from the coding sequence ATGGACCTGACCTCAATTCACCCCAAAGTCACCCCGATTTACCAGACCTCGGTTTTCAAGTTTGGCTCCCTGGCCGAGCTGGAAACCTACTATACTACCCCCGACCACGGCGGCATGTATGGCTACTCGCGCTCCGAGCACCCCAACTCCGACGAGTTGGTGGCCGAGGTGGCCAAGCTCGAAGGCGCGGCCGGCGGGGGGGTAGCAACCGGCGCGGGCCTGGCCGGCCTGCTGGCCGCCGTGCTGGCCACCTGCCAGGCCGGCGACCATGTGCTGTGCCCCGCCGAGCTCTACGGCGGCTCGGTGGTGCTGCTCTCGAATGAGCTGGCCCGCCTGGGCATCGAAACGAGCTACGTGCCGCTGGCCGACCTATACGACGTGGCCCGCCACCGCCGGCCGAACACCAAACTGGTGCTGGCCGAAGTGCTCAGCAACCCGCTGCTGGTGGTGCTCGACGGCCCGCGCCTGGCCCAGGCCTGCCAGGCCGAAGGCATTTTGCTGCTGATTGACAGCTCGTTCACCTCCCCCATTTTAACGCAGCCGCTGAGCTGGGGAGCCGATATGGTGTGGCACTCGGCCACCAAATACCTGGCCGGACACTCCGACGTGACGGCCGGCGTGGTGGTGGCCCGCGACCCGGCCATCGGCAAGCGCCTGCGCCAAGTAGCTACCAACCTCGGCCTCATGCTGGCCCCGCTCGACAGCTGGCTGGCCGTGCGCGGCCTCAAAACCCTGCGCCTGCGCATGCGCCAGCACTCCGAAAACGCCATGACGCTGGCCCGGTTCCTGGCCGACAGCCCGGCCGTGGCCCAGGTATTCTATCCTGGTCTGGAGAATCATCCTGGCCACGACCTGGCCGCGCACCAGCTGCTGGGCGGTCTCTACGGCGGTATGATGTCCATTCGGCTAGCCGACGACTCGGCGGCGGCCGTCGATGCGTTCATCCAAAAAACCAAGCTCTTCCCGCTGGCCCCGTCGCTGGCGGGCGTGCAGTCGTCGTGCTCCTACCCGGCGGCTACTTCGCACCGGGCCCTCACACCGGCCCAGCGCGCGGCGCTGGGCATCACGCCCGGCGTACTGCGCCTGAGCGTGGGCATTGAGGAAGTAGCCGACCTGCTCGTTGATTTGGAGCACGCGCTGGGCGAAGGCGAAGGCAGTCACTAA
- a CDS encoding protein kinase codes for MHTLEELRAGKLAGLRRLSLAADLTEFPEEIFGLADTLEILDLSGNRLSSLPPDFYRLHRLRILFCADNQFTAVPEVLGQCPQLSMVAFKANKIRTLPAAALPPNLRWLILTDNQLDALPPEIGRCGQLQKLLLAGNQLRHLPAELAYCTQLGLLRIAANQLEELPAWLLMMPNLAWLAYAANPFCAAAEAAVVARHPIGRIAWPELAVEQQLGEGASGVIYRARWQRPAASATEVAVKLFKGAVTSDGLPHSEMAACIGAGQHPNLIAVEGKISQHPARAEGLVLELIDPAYGNLAGPPSLDTCTRDVYAPGTIFTLAAALRLAHGMAAAAAHLHAQGILHGDFYAHNILATPAGDALLGDFGAASFFNEAAPPARSLQRLEARAFGCLLEELLAHCPAGDAAALAALADLQRRCTQPTVAARPLFAEIERELASIG; via the coding sequence ATGCACACGCTTGAAGAACTACGCGCCGGTAAGCTGGCGGGCCTGCGCCGCCTCAGCCTGGCCGCGGACCTCACCGAATTTCCCGAGGAGATATTTGGCCTGGCCGATACGCTCGAAATCCTCGATTTATCGGGCAACCGGCTTTCGTCCCTACCCCCCGATTTTTATCGGCTGCACCGGCTGCGCATTCTGTTTTGCGCTGATAATCAGTTCACCGCCGTGCCCGAGGTACTGGGCCAGTGTCCGCAGTTGAGCATGGTGGCCTTCAAGGCCAATAAAATTCGCACGCTGCCGGCCGCCGCGCTGCCGCCCAACCTGCGCTGGCTCATTCTGACGGATAACCAGCTCGACGCCCTACCCCCCGAAATTGGCCGGTGCGGGCAGCTGCAAAAGCTGCTGCTGGCCGGCAACCAGTTGCGGCACCTGCCCGCCGAGCTGGCCTACTGCACGCAGCTGGGCCTGCTGCGCATAGCCGCCAACCAGCTCGAAGAGTTGCCCGCCTGGCTCCTCATGATGCCCAACCTAGCCTGGCTGGCCTACGCCGCCAATCCATTTTGCGCGGCGGCTGAGGCGGCTGTGGTGGCGCGCCACCCCATCGGCCGCATTGCCTGGCCCGAGCTGGCCGTGGAGCAGCAACTGGGCGAAGGTGCCTCGGGCGTCATTTACCGCGCGCGTTGGCAGCGGCCCGCCGCGTCGGCTACGGAGGTGGCCGTCAAGCTCTTCAAAGGAGCCGTGACGAGCGACGGCCTGCCCCACAGCGAGATGGCGGCCTGCATCGGCGCGGGCCAGCACCCCAATCTGATTGCGGTTGAAGGCAAAATCAGCCAGCACCCGGCCAGGGCCGAAGGGCTGGTATTGGAGCTGATTGACCCGGCCTACGGCAACCTGGCCGGCCCGCCCAGCCTCGACACCTGCACCCGCGATGTGTACGCGCCCGGTACCATATTTACGCTGGCGGCGGCCCTGCGCCTGGCTCACGGCATGGCGGCGGCAGCGGCGCATTTGCACGCGCAGGGCATTTTGCACGGTGATTTTTACGCCCACAATATCCTGGCTACTCCGGCCGGCGACGCGCTGCTGGGCGACTTTGGCGCCGCCAGCTTCTTCAACGAAGCCGCCCCGCCCGCCCGCAGCTTGCAGCGCCTCGAAGCCCGCGCCTTCGGCTGCCTGCTCGAAGAGCTGCTGGCCCACTGCCCGGCCGGCGACGCCGCCGCGCTGGCCGCGCTGGCCGACTTGCAGCGCCGCTGCACGCAGCCCACGGTGGCCGCGCGGCCGCTGTTTGCGGAGATTGAGCGGGAACTGGCAAGCATAGGGTAA
- a CDS encoding pyridoxal phosphate-dependent aminotransferase, with the protein MDLDRIYLSPPHLGRHELNYLHKAVEDNWVAPVGPNLAGFEADICAAVGVPYCVALNSGTAALHLGLLLLGVGPGDEVLCPSFTFVATANAILYCGATPVFVDSEAETWNLCPARLREAIVDRIRQGKKPKALLLVHLYGMPAKLAEILALATEFDIPILEDAAEALGSSWQQQPLGGFGRVGVFSFNGNKILTTSGGGALVTHDRELAARARFLATQAKDPAPHYQHSEVGYNYRLSNLLAGIGRGQMELLPDRVKRRREIFNWYREHLAGLPGLALAPSPEPAGSLSNRWLTTLLLDPEATAATPESVRQHLETHNIESRPLWKPMHLQPLFANAPMYGGAVCAGLFARGLCLPSGTALGDDELRRVAKALREIV; encoded by the coding sequence ATTGATTTGGACCGTATTTACCTTTCGCCCCCGCACCTGGGCCGCCACGAGCTGAACTATCTGCACAAAGCGGTGGAAGACAACTGGGTAGCCCCCGTGGGACCGAACCTGGCTGGCTTCGAGGCCGACATTTGCGCGGCGGTGGGCGTGCCCTACTGCGTGGCGCTGAATTCGGGCACGGCCGCGCTACACCTGGGCCTGCTGCTGCTGGGCGTGGGGCCGGGCGATGAGGTGCTGTGCCCATCTTTCACGTTCGTAGCCACGGCCAACGCCATTCTGTACTGCGGCGCTACCCCCGTGTTTGTGGATAGCGAGGCCGAAACCTGGAACCTGTGCCCCGCGCGCCTGCGCGAAGCCATCGTGGACCGCATCAGGCAGGGCAAAAAGCCGAAGGCGCTGCTGCTGGTGCATCTCTATGGCATGCCCGCCAAGCTGGCCGAAATCCTGGCCTTGGCCACCGAGTTCGATATTCCCATCCTGGAGGACGCGGCCGAGGCGCTGGGTTCCAGTTGGCAGCAGCAGCCGCTGGGCGGCTTTGGGCGGGTAGGCGTGTTTTCATTTAATGGCAATAAGATACTGACGACCAGCGGCGGCGGCGCGCTCGTCACCCACGACCGTGAGCTGGCGGCGCGGGCGCGCTTTCTGGCTACCCAGGCCAAGGACCCGGCCCCGCACTATCAGCACTCGGAGGTGGGCTATAACTACCGCTTATCCAACCTGTTGGCCGGCATTGGCCGGGGCCAGATGGAATTGCTGCCCGACCGCGTGAAGCGTCGCCGCGAGATTTTCAACTGGTACCGCGAGCACCTTGCCGGCCTGCCCGGCCTGGCGCTGGCCCCGAGTCCCGAGCCCGCCGGCAGCCTCAGCAACCGCTGGCTCACGACCCTCCTGCTCGACCCGGAAGCCACCGCCGCTACCCCCGAAAGCGTACGCCAGCACCTCGAAACGCATAATATCGAGAGCCGCCCGCTCTGGAAACCCATGCACCTGCAGCCGCTCTTTGCCAACGCGCCCATGTACGGCGGCGCGGTGTGCGCGGGCCTTTTCGCCCGCGGCCTGTGCCTGCCTAGCGGCACCGCGCTGGGCGACGACGAGCTGCGCCGCGTAGCCAAAGCCCTGCGCGAGATAGTGTAA
- a CDS encoding ammonia channel protein — protein sequence MSRKQLLARPSLVVLAVLALGAAFLPHHHPDAAPNSLQAADIAWMLVSTALVLLMTPGLAFFYGGMVNRGNIISTMLQSFISLGVISLLWYVVGFSLAFGDDIGGVIGDPRTFFMFNNVGTAPHPTLGAGLPLVLFAAFQLKFAIITPALITGGFAERIRFWGYLIFICFFSLFIYCPLAHWAWHPDGFLFKWGVLDFAGGTVVHISAGFAALAGALAIGRRRSHLDGHAHAPVNIPFVILGTGLLWFGWFGFNAGSAMGANAQAVQAFVTTHFASAAAMLTWMVLEAARGQRPSAMGAAVGAVVGLVAITPAAGYVAYGPAIAIGILASSVSFAAVILKNRTTLDDTLDVFPCHGVGGMVGMLATALFAQKGGLFTGGGPTLLYYHLLTLVVVGVFTFGGSWILYRVTNFIVPIRVNAENETRGLDTSQHGETMLAA from the coding sequence ATGTCGCGCAAACAACTACTTGCCCGTCCTTCGCTGGTGGTGCTGGCGGTGCTGGCGCTCGGCGCTGCTTTCCTACCCCATCACCACCCCGATGCCGCCCCCAACTCGCTGCAAGCCGCCGACATTGCTTGGATGCTGGTTTCGACGGCGCTGGTGCTGCTGATGACGCCGGGGCTAGCATTTTTCTACGGCGGCATGGTCAACCGGGGCAACATTATTTCCACGATGCTGCAAAGCTTTATCTCGCTGGGTGTCATTTCGTTGCTGTGGTACGTGGTGGGTTTTTCGCTGGCGTTTGGCGATGACATTGGCGGGGTAATTGGGGACCCGCGCACGTTTTTCATGTTTAATAATGTGGGCACCGCGCCCCACCCTACGCTGGGCGCGGGGCTGCCGCTGGTGCTGTTCGCGGCGTTTCAGCTCAAGTTTGCCATCATCACGCCGGCGCTCATTACCGGTGGTTTTGCCGAGCGCATCCGGTTTTGGGGCTACCTCATTTTTATCTGCTTTTTCAGCCTGTTTATCTACTGCCCGCTGGCGCACTGGGCCTGGCACCCCGATGGCTTCCTGTTTAAGTGGGGCGTGCTCGACTTTGCGGGCGGCACGGTGGTGCATATTTCGGCGGGTTTCGCGGCGCTGGCCGGGGCGCTGGCCATTGGCCGCCGCCGCTCGCACCTCGACGGCCACGCCCACGCGCCGGTCAACATTCCGTTCGTGATTCTGGGCACCGGGCTGCTGTGGTTTGGCTGGTTTGGCTTCAATGCCGGCTCGGCAATGGGGGCCAATGCCCAGGCCGTGCAGGCGTTCGTGACCACGCATTTTGCCTCGGCCGCCGCCATGCTCACCTGGATGGTGCTGGAAGCCGCGCGCGGGCAGCGGCCCTCCGCGATGGGCGCTGCCGTGGGCGCGGTGGTGGGGCTGGTGGCCATTACGCCGGCGGCGGGCTACGTGGCCTACGGGCCGGCCATTGCCATCGGCATTCTGGCGTCGAGCGTGAGCTTCGCCGCCGTTATTCTAAAAAACCGCACTACCCTCGACGATACGCTCGACGTGTTTCCGTGCCACGGGGTGGGCGGCATGGTGGGGATGCTGGCCACGGCGCTGTTCGCCCAGAAAGGCGGCCTGTTTACGGGCGGCGGGCCTACCCTGCTCTACTACCACCTGCTCACGCTGGTGGTGGTGGGCGTGTTTACCTTCGGCGGCTCCTGGATTTTGTACCGGGTTACTAACTTTATCGTGCCCATCCGGGTAAATGCCGAGAATGAAACCCGCGGCCTCGACACCAGTCAGCACGGCGAAACTATGCTGGCGGCGTAG
- a CDS encoding S-adenosylmethionine tRNA ribosyltransferase — MPTPPDPHQLRIQDFHYDLPAGRIAPEPLADRAASRLLVSRAGVISDKTFRDLPDELPADSLLIFNDTRVVRARLLAQRPTGGAVELFCLEPVAPHRALEPALQQTAACTWRCLVGNGRRWKSGPVSLEFRFAGQPATLWAERQATETGGESLLDFRWEPASLPFAEVLRAAGHLPLPPYLHRTDTAADAVRYQTVYAAHEGAVAAPTAGLHFTPALLAELGRRGIATGQLTLHVGAGTFQPVKADTMADHAMHAEPIIVSAKLLRQLLAHRPRPVIAVGTTSLRTLESLYWLGAALVRSPTPPAALQVDQWQPYQPLAVGEAEISAETALYALLAHLEASGSAAIEASTRLLIAPGYRFRLVQGLITNFHQPESTLLLLVAALLGPGWRAVYDHALAHRYRFLSYGDSSLLLP; from the coding sequence ATGCCTACCCCCCCCGACCCGCACCAGCTTCGCATCCAGGATTTTCACTACGACCTGCCGGCCGGGCGCATCGCGCCCGAGCCGCTGGCCGACCGCGCCGCCAGCCGCCTGCTGGTAAGCCGCGCGGGCGTTATTTCGGACAAGACTTTCCGGGACCTGCCCGATGAGCTGCCGGCCGATAGCTTATTGATTTTCAACGACACGCGCGTGGTGCGGGCGCGGCTGCTGGCCCAGCGGCCCACGGGCGGCGCGGTCGAGCTGTTTTGCCTGGAGCCCGTGGCCCCGCACCGGGCCTTGGAGCCGGCCTTGCAGCAAACGGCGGCCTGCACCTGGCGCTGCCTGGTGGGCAATGGCCGCCGCTGGAAAAGCGGCCCGGTAAGCCTGGAATTCCGCTTCGCGGGCCAGCCGGCCACGCTGTGGGCCGAGCGCCAGGCCACCGAAACGGGCGGCGAAAGCCTGCTTGATTTCCGCTGGGAACCCGCTTCGCTACCCTTTGCTGAGGTGCTGCGGGCGGCCGGGCACCTGCCCCTACCCCCCTACCTGCACCGGACGGACACGGCGGCCGACGCCGTGCGCTACCAGACCGTGTACGCCGCCCACGAGGGGGCGGTGGCCGCGCCCACCGCCGGCCTGCACTTCACCCCCGCACTGCTGGCCGAACTGGGCCGGCGCGGCATCGCCACCGGCCAGCTAACGCTGCACGTGGGGGCCGGCACTTTTCAGCCGGTGAAAGCCGATACGATGGCCGACCATGCTATGCACGCCGAGCCGATAATTGTGTCGGCTAAGCTGCTGCGGCAGCTGCTGGCGCACCGGCCGCGGCCGGTTATCGCGGTGGGCACCACCAGTTTACGCACCCTGGAAAGCCTCTACTGGCTGGGCGCGGCGCTGGTGCGCAGCCCTACCCCCCCCGCCGCGCTGCAAGTGGACCAATGGCAGCCCTACCAGCCGCTGGCTGTCGGCGAAGCCGAAATTTCGGCTGAGACGGCGTTGTACGCGCTGCTGGCGCACCTGGAGGCATCGGGCTCGGCCGCCATCGAGGCCAGCACGCGGCTGCTGATTGCGCCGGGCTATCGCTTTCGGCTAGTGCAGGGGCTGATTACCAACTTTCATCAGCCCGAAAGCACGCTGCTGCTGCTGGTGGCTGCCCTGCTGGGGCCGGGCTGGCGCGCGGTGTACGACCATGCGCTGGCCCACCGCTACCGCTTCCTGAGCTATGGCGATTCGTCGCTGCTGCTGCCCTAA